The following coding sequences lie in one Gemmatimonadota bacterium genomic window:
- a CDS encoding ABC transporter permease, protein MFRNYLTVAVRHLNRQKGYASINVMSLALGIACALLILLYIRDELSYDRYHEKADRIYRVISEERDRDQVIRTAEVMMPTVKFMREDFPEVEDMVRFVPPGNAWMIKYGDRGFYERNFYLADSSVFNVFDVPLITGDPRTALAGIDKVVLSESIARKYFGDENPMGKILDAEGSFHFEVTGVMRDLPANTHFGFDILAAFRIQEHYSPNPADVWDWRKSYSYVLLREGSDPGELEAKLPDFVEKYVGDRYDGESSTLTLRLQPVTDIHLHSHLERELAPNSDVRYVYLFGAIAVFIILIACINFMNLATARSAGRAAEIGLRKTFGAARGQVIRQFISESMIMTGLAVCVALLLALLSLPWFNLLTGKSLSLDADTTWFALGAVVAIGAVVGFVSGSYPALYLSGLAPVRALSGLRSPGAGNVTIRRVLVVGQFVISIALIICTGVVYSQLDFIRARNMGLNSDQVVAVPQTFAPVVVKSSVYKARLKEIPAVTNVSMNFLLPGHKNAAAPIKARRRGQDESSTIDMYQAWVDDDFIEIFGIELVAGRNFDSAFTGDWTATGAVVVNEAAVDRLGYASAGEALGKEIEGLQELITDSDERGELRPSIVGVVRDFHYAALYEPIEPLVLFPNYPGGYAMIKIDAGRMSEGLSAIEEAWHEVNPDWAFEYFFVEDTFARLHEAEERFARIFVSFAVLAVIIACLGLVGLSSFTAERRTKEIGVRKVLGASPSSLIALLSSEFVRLVILANALAWPVAYLAMSTWLDNFAYRVDLGWTTFILAGTIAMAIALLTVSFQALRAATANPVESLRME, encoded by the coding sequence ATGTTCCGTAACTACCTGACGGTGGCCGTGCGCCATCTGAATCGCCAGAAGGGCTATGCGTCCATCAACGTGATGAGCCTGGCGCTCGGGATCGCGTGCGCGCTCCTCATCCTTCTGTACATCCGCGACGAGCTTAGTTACGACCGGTATCATGAGAAGGCGGACCGCATCTACCGCGTGATCTCGGAAGAGCGGGACCGCGACCAGGTGATCCGGACCGCCGAAGTGATGATGCCCACGGTCAAGTTCATGCGCGAGGATTTCCCCGAAGTGGAAGACATGGTGCGTTTCGTACCGCCCGGCAACGCCTGGATGATCAAGTACGGGGACCGGGGTTTCTACGAACGGAACTTCTACCTGGCCGACTCGTCGGTCTTCAACGTGTTCGACGTGCCGCTGATAACCGGCGATCCCCGGACGGCCCTGGCCGGTATCGACAAAGTCGTACTGTCGGAGTCCATCGCCCGGAAATACTTCGGCGACGAGAATCCCATGGGCAAGATCCTGGACGCCGAAGGATCCTTCCACTTCGAGGTGACCGGCGTCATGCGGGACCTGCCCGCCAACACGCACTTCGGATTCGACATACTCGCGGCGTTCCGGATCCAGGAGCACTACTCGCCCAATCCGGCCGACGTGTGGGACTGGCGCAAGTCGTACAGCTACGTCCTGCTTCGCGAGGGCAGCGATCCGGGTGAACTGGAAGCCAAACTGCCCGACTTCGTGGAGAAGTACGTGGGCGACCGATATGACGGTGAATCTTCGACATTGACCTTGAGGCTGCAGCCGGTCACGGATATACACCTCCACTCTCATCTCGAGCGGGAGCTGGCCCCGAACAGCGATGTCCGGTACGTCTACCTCTTCGGCGCCATCGCCGTATTCATCATCCTCATCGCGTGTATCAACTTTATGAACCTGGCCACCGCACGGTCCGCGGGAAGGGCGGCGGAAATCGGCCTGAGAAAGACCTTCGGCGCGGCCAGGGGCCAGGTGATCCGGCAGTTCATCAGCGAGTCCATGATCATGACCGGGCTTGCGGTCTGCGTTGCCCTTCTGCTTGCCTTGCTGAGCCTGCCGTGGTTCAACCTGCTCACGGGCAAATCCCTGTCCCTGGATGCCGATACCACCTGGTTCGCCCTGGGTGCCGTCGTGGCGATCGGCGCCGTGGTGGGATTCGTCTCGGGAAGCTATCCGGCCCTTTACCTGTCCGGACTCGCACCGGTCCGGGCGCTGAGCGGCCTGCGCTCCCCGGGCGCCGGAAACGTGACGATCCGCCGGGTCCTGGTCGTGGGCCAGTTCGTGATTTCGATCGCCCTGATCATCTGCACCGGCGTGGTCTACAGCCAGCTCGATTTCATACGCGCACGGAACATGGGGCTCAATTCCGACCAGGTCGTCGCGGTGCCTCAGACCTTCGCGCCGGTGGTCGTAAAATCCAGCGTTTACAAAGCGCGGCTGAAGGAGATACCTGCGGTGACGAACGTCTCTATGAATTTCCTTCTTCCCGGGCACAAGAACGCCGCGGCGCCGATCAAGGCGCGCAGACGGGGCCAGGACGAATCATCGACGATTGATATGTACCAGGCCTGGGTAGACGATGATTTCATCGAGATTTTCGGCATCGAACTGGTGGCGGGTCGGAACTTCGATTCCGCGTTCACCGGCGATTGGACGGCGACGGGTGCGGTCGTAGTCAACGAAGCGGCCGTTGACCGGCTTGGCTATGCATCCGCCGGCGAGGCGTTGGGCAAGGAGATCGAAGGGTTGCAGGAACTGATCACGGATTCCGATGAGCGCGGTGAATTGCGGCCGTCGATCGTAGGCGTGGTCAGGGATTTCCACTACGCCGCCTTATACGAACCCATCGAACCGCTGGTGCTGTTTCCGAACTATCCGGGCGGTTACGCCATGATCAAAATCGATGCCGGTCGCATGTCGGAAGGGCTTTCGGCGATCGAGGAAGCATGGCATGAAGTAAATCCCGATTGGGCTTTCGAATACTTCTTCGTGGAGGACACCTTTGCGCGCCTGCATGAAGCCGAGGAGCGTTTTGCCAGGATCTTCGTAAGCTTCGCCGTACTGGCCGTTATCATCGCCTGCCTCGGGCTCGTCGGGCTGTCCTCCTTCACCGCGGAACGGCGCACGAAGGAAATCGGGGTCCGCAAGGTCCTTGGCGCATCTCCCTCCAGTCTTATCGCGCTG
- a CDS encoding ABC transporter permease, which produces MFRNYFTVAVRHLSRRKGYSFINVMSLALGIACCLLIMLYIRDELSYDRFHENANRIYRVISEERQGGGVVRSIRSAEVMTPTARFMRQDFPEVEDMVRFNPPVNAWMVKYGDRRFNERSFYLADSSVFNVFDVPLLAGNPRTALSGNDRVVLSESVARKYFGEENPMGKILDAEGTFHLEVTGVMADLPSNTHLGFDILASFRIQEAFTEQSLDDWGWRKSHSYVLLREGSDPAALEARLPAFVEKYVGDIHDGETSSLTYRLQPVTDIHLHSRLERELTPNSDIRYVYLFAAIAVFIILIACINFMNLATARSAGRAREIGLRRVFGAARGQVMRQFLSESLIMSGLAVCIAVLSVVIGLPWFSLVSGKTISLGADTAWFILGSATVTGIVVGLISGSYPALYLSGLTPIDTLKGALSGDAGNVGMRRTLVAGQFVISIALIICTGVVYDQLNYLRNRNLGMDTERLVAVPLTFTPVIEKARLYRQRVRESPHVEDATATFILPFHKNAVITAVVRRSGEGDDAKIEMNQAWTDDMFFDTFGMELAAGRFFDRAYVADWYGAGGGTILNEAAVSRLGYGSAEEALDGRFDWVFDERHGFDEETAEPRSIVGVVKDFHYASLHEPIEPLVLFPESDDSHVVVKISANQLPEGLSAIDEAWRDLNPDFAFEYFFVEDTYARLYESEQRFGRIFVSFAALAVFIACLGLVGLSSFTAERRTKEIGVRKVLGASTPNLIGLMSGEFVRLVIVANVIAWPAAYFAMNRWLDDFAYRVALDGMTFVLAAALALALALLTVSYQAVRAATANPVESLRTE; this is translated from the coding sequence ATGTTCAGAAACTACTTCACGGTTGCCGTCCGGCATCTGAGTCGCAGGAAGGGTTACTCGTTCATCAACGTGATGAGCCTGGCGCTCGGGATCGCGTGTTGCCTGCTCATCATGCTCTATATCCGGGACGAGTTGAGCTATGACCGGTTTCACGAAAATGCGAACCGCATCTACCGCGTGATCTCGGAGGAACGGCAGGGCGGCGGGGTTGTCCGTTCCATACGGTCCGCCGAAGTCATGACGCCTACGGCCAGGTTCATGCGCCAAGACTTCCCCGAGGTGGAAGACATGGTGCGCTTCAACCCTCCCGTGAACGCCTGGATGGTCAAGTACGGCGACAGGAGATTCAACGAACGGTCTTTTTACCTGGCCGACTCTTCGGTATTCAACGTCTTTGACGTCCCGCTTCTGGCAGGCAATCCCCGGACCGCGCTGAGCGGAAACGACAGGGTCGTGCTGTCCGAGTCCGTCGCCCGGAAATACTTCGGCGAGGAGAATCCCATGGGGAAGATCCTGGACGCCGAAGGGACCTTTCATCTTGAAGTGACCGGCGTCATGGCGGACCTGCCGTCCAATACGCACCTCGGATTCGACATACTCGCGTCATTCCGGATCCAGGAGGCGTTTACAGAGCAGTCGCTCGACGACTGGGGCTGGCGCAAGTCTCACAGCTACGTCCTGCTCAGGGAGGGAAGCGATCCGGCCGCACTGGAAGCCAGGTTGCCCGCTTTCGTGGAGAAGTACGTCGGTGATATCCACGACGGTGAAACGTCATCGCTGACCTACCGGCTGCAGCCCGTGACGGACATCCACCTTCATTCCCGACTCGAGCGGGAACTGACGCCGAACAGCGACATCCGGTACGTATACCTCTTCGCCGCCATCGCCGTTTTTATCATCCTCATCGCCTGCATCAACTTCATGAACCTGGCGACCGCCCGATCCGCGGGCCGGGCCCGGGAAATCGGTTTGCGCAGGGTCTTCGGCGCGGCCCGGGGCCAGGTGATGCGGCAGTTCCTGAGCGAATCCCTGATCATGAGTGGCCTGGCGGTATGCATCGCGGTGCTGTCGGTGGTGATCGGGTTGCCCTGGTTCAGCCTGGTATCAGGCAAAACCATTTCACTGGGCGCGGATACTGCGTGGTTCATCCTGGGCTCCGCGACGGTGACCGGCATCGTGGTCGGGCTGATATCGGGAAGCTATCCCGCGCTTTACCTGTCCGGACTCACTCCGATCGATACCCTGAAGGGCGCGTTGTCCGGAGACGCCGGAAACGTGGGCATGCGCAGAACGCTGGTCGCGGGCCAGTTCGTGATCTCGATCGCCCTGATCATCTGCACAGGCGTCGTGTACGACCAGCTCAACTACCTCCGAAACCGGAACCTGGGTATGGACACGGAACGGCTCGTCGCCGTGCCGCTGACGTTTACCCCGGTCATTGAAAAGGCGCGACTATATAGGCAGCGGGTGCGGGAAAGTCCGCACGTGGAGGATGCCACGGCTACCTTTATCCTGCCTTTTCACAAGAACGCCGTGATCACCGCCGTTGTGCGCAGATCGGGCGAAGGTGATGACGCCAAGATCGAGATGAACCAGGCCTGGACGGACGACATGTTTTTCGATACGTTCGGCATGGAACTGGCCGCCGGCAGGTTCTTCGATCGCGCGTACGTCGCCGACTGGTATGGAGCGGGCGGCGGGACGATATTAAACGAAGCCGCCGTTTCCCGGCTGGGTTACGGTTCCGCCGAGGAAGCCCTGGATGGTCGGTTTGACTGGGTTTTTGACGAGCGACACGGTTTCGATGAGGAAACCGCGGAACCGCGCAGTATCGTCGGCGTCGTGAAAGACTTCCACTACGCTTCGCTGCATGAACCGATAGAACCTCTGGTACTCTTTCCCGAGTCCGACGACAGCCACGTGGTCGTCAAGATCAGTGCCAATCAACTTCCGGAAGGCCTGTCGGCGATCGACGAAGCATGGAGAGACCTGAACCCGGACTTCGCCTTCGAATACTTTTTCGTGGAAGACACTTATGCGCGTCTCTACGAATCCGAGCAGCGCTTCGGCAGGATTTTCGTCAGTTTCGCCGCACTGGCCGTGTTTATCGCCTGCCTTGGTCTCGTGGGCCTCTCCTCCTTCACCGCGGAACGGCGCACGAAGGAAATCGGAGTGCGCAAGGTTCTTGGCGCGTCCACGCCGAACTTGATCGGGTTGATGTCGGGGGAATTCGTCCGGCTCGTGATCGTGGCCAACGTAATCGCCTGGCCAGCCGCCTATTTCGCGATGAATCGTTGGCTCGACGATTTCGCGTACCGTGTCGCCCTGGACGGGATGACCTTCGTTCTGGCCGCCGCGCTTGCCCTCGCGCTCGCCCTCCTGACGGTGAGTTACCAGGCCGTGCGGGCGGCCACCGCCAATCCCGTCGAGTCTCTACGGACCGAATAG
- a CDS encoding ABC transporter permease has protein sequence MFRNYITVAIRHLNRQKGYSFINVMSLALGIACCLLILLYIRDELSYDRYYDRADRTYRVTAEQRQGGEVVRTADVLIPTVWYMRQDFPEIEDMVRLVPPGNAWMVKYGDKGFYERNFYLADTTVFDVFQVPLLTGNPRTALTGNDKIVLSESIARKYFGDENPMGKILDSEGTFHLEVTGIMPDLPSNTHLGFDILASFKIQEAYSYNKVDEWGWRTAHSYIVLREGSDPAELEAKLPAFVEKHLGNRYESGEASLTYRLQPVTDIHLHSRLERELTPNSDIRYIYLFTAIAVFIIVIACINFMNLATARSAGRAREIGLRKVFGAVRIQMARQFLVESLLMSGMAVCLALLLAWISLPWFNLLTGKTMFLDSGTVLFALGAAVAIGVVVGCVSGSYPAFYLAGLAPIETLKGTLASGSGTAGMRRVLVVSQFVPSPELNLCTGVVYSQMDFIRKRNMGLNTDMVVAVPLTFDPVQETARIYKQRVKESPYITNATSTYILPGHKNAVIPITLQRTGESEFEKIDMSQAWTDEDFVETLGIELVTGRYFDPSFVSDWGWQTAGGAAILNEAAVSRLGYDSPDEALGKEVNWVRELRQGWEEEEKQLRRIVGVVKDFHYTSLHQPIGPLVMFADYQGGHVVIKIKSESLSEGLAVIEDVWQEVNPEFAFEYFFVEDIFGRLYEAEQRFGRIFVSFAALAVLIACLGLVGLSSFTAERRTKEIGVRKVLGASIPNLFRLLSNEYVRLVIVANVFAWPAAYLVMNRWLDNFAYRVDLGWATFILAGILAMAIALLTVSYQAVRASTANPVESLRAE, from the coding sequence GTGTTTCGAAACTACATTACCGTGGCAATCCGCCACCTGAACCGCCAGAAGGGCTATTCGTTCATCAATGTCATGAGCCTGGCGCTCGGGATCGCGTGCTGCCTGCTCATCCTGCTCTACATCCGGGACGAGCTGAGTTATGACCGTTATTACGACCGCGCGGACCGAACATACCGCGTAACGGCCGAACAAAGGCAGGGAGGCGAGGTCGTTCGTACCGCCGATGTCCTGATACCCACGGTCTGGTACATGCGCCAGGATTTCCCGGAAATCGAGGATATGGTTCGCCTCGTCCCGCCCGGTAACGCCTGGATGGTCAAGTACGGAGACAAGGGGTTCTACGAACGGAATTTCTACCTGGCCGACACGACGGTTTTCGACGTGTTCCAGGTCCCCCTGCTGACGGGCAATCCCAGGACGGCGCTGACCGGAAACGACAAGATCGTGCTGTCCGAGTCCATTGCCAGAAAATACTTCGGCGATGAGAACCCCATGGGGAAGATCCTGGACTCCGAAGGGACTTTTCACCTCGAAGTGACCGGCATTATGCCGGACCTGCCCTCCAATACCCACCTCGGGTTCGACATACTCGCGTCCTTCAAGATCCAGGAAGCCTACTCCTACAACAAGGTCGACGAGTGGGGCTGGCGCACGGCCCACAGTTACATCGTGCTCCGGGAAGGAAGCGACCCGGCGGAGCTGGAAGCCAAGCTGCCCGCTTTCGTGGAAAAACACCTCGGAAACCGCTACGAAAGCGGCGAAGCCTCACTCACATACAGGCTGCAGCCTGTAACGGATATCCATCTTCATTCGCGCCTGGAACGGGAACTGACGCCCAACAGCGATATCAGATACATTTATCTTTTCACCGCTATCGCGGTATTCATCATCGTCATCGCCTGCATCAACTTCATGAACCTGGCGACCGCCCGATCCGCGGGCAGGGCCAGGGAAATCGGCCTCCGAAAGGTATTCGGCGCGGTCCGCATCCAGATGGCGCGGCAGTTCCTCGTCGAATCATTGCTGATGAGCGGAATGGCCGTGTGCCTCGCTTTGCTTCTGGCGTGGATCAGTCTGCCGTGGTTCAATCTGCTTACGGGCAAGACCATGTTCCTGGATTCGGGGACCGTCTTGTTCGCCCTGGGCGCCGCGGTGGCCATCGGTGTCGTAGTCGGGTGCGTGTCGGGCAGCTATCCCGCGTTTTACCTGGCTGGACTGGCGCCGATCGAGACGCTCAAGGGAACGCTCGCATCCGGTTCCGGCACGGCCGGTATGCGCCGGGTGCTGGTCGTAAGCCAGTTCGTCCCTTCGCCAGAACTGAACCTATGTACCGGTGTGGTTTACAGCCAGATGGATTTCATCCGCAAGAGAAACATGGGGTTGAACACGGACATGGTCGTGGCCGTCCCCCTGACTTTCGACCCGGTCCAGGAAACGGCGAGGATTTACAAGCAACGCGTGAAGGAAAGTCCGTACATTACTAACGCTACCTCCACGTACATCCTTCCCGGTCACAAGAACGCCGTGATACCCATCACGTTGCAGCGGACGGGCGAAAGCGAATTCGAGAAAATCGATATGAGCCAGGCCTGGACGGATGAAGACTTTGTGGAGACGTTGGGCATTGAGCTCGTCACGGGCAGGTACTTCGACCCCTCCTTCGTCAGCGACTGGGGATGGCAGACGGCGGGGGGCGCTGCGATATTGAACGAAGCGGCCGTAAGCAGGCTGGGATACGATTCACCGGATGAAGCCCTGGGCAAGGAAGTGAACTGGGTGCGGGAACTGCGGCAGGGGTGGGAAGAGGAAGAAAAGCAACTGCGCAGGATCGTCGGCGTTGTGAAGGACTTTCACTACACGTCTTTGCACCAACCTATAGGACCGTTGGTCATGTTCGCCGACTACCAGGGTGGTCACGTCGTCATCAAGATCAAGTCGGAATCCCTGTCTGAAGGCCTTGCAGTGATCGAAGACGTATGGCAGGAAGTAAACCCGGAGTTTGCCTTCGAGTATTTCTTCGTGGAAGACATCTTCGGGCGCTTGTATGAGGCCGAACAGCGCTTCGGCAGGATATTCGTAAGCTTTGCCGCCCTGGCCGTGCTCATCGCCTGCCTCGGTCTCGTCGGCCTCTCCTCCTTCACCGCGGAACGGCGCACGAAGGAAATCGGGGTCCGCAAGGTCCTGGGCGCCTCCATTCCGAACCTGTTTCGCCTGCTGTCCAACGAATACGTCCGTCTCGTGATCGTGGCCAACGTTTTCGCCTGGCCGGCCGCCTACCTGGTAATGAACAGATGGCTGGACAACTTCGCCTACCGCGTCGACCTGGGTTGGGCAACCTTCATTCTGGCTGGCATTCTCGCCATGGCGATCGCCCTCCTGACCGTTAGTTACCAGGCCGTCCGGGCCTCCACGGCCAATCCGGTGGAGTCTTTGCGGGCCGAGTAG
- a CDS encoding replication-associated recombination protein A, with translation MTDLFSDQAEKQLQREAPLAARMRPDSLEGFLGQQGLVGQGRLLNESIERDSPFSMILWGPPGSGKTTLAFIIARSTDSHFVALSAVSAGVRDLHRATSEARDRLGMHGKRTILFIDEIHRFNKLQQDAVLPTVENGTLTLIGATTENPSFEVNNALLSRCRVLRLEPLPEEDLQRIVRNALEDDERGLGGRNIEMDEEAVAHLASVAGGDARIALNTLEVAAMTTPRDDGTRIRLTVKEIDEALQHRSPQYDKGGDWHFDAISALHKSVRDSDPDGALYWLARMLIAGDDPLYIARRIIRMSVEDIGLADPFALTLSTSAQQAVHFVGQPEGDLMLAHAVVYLATAPKSNAVYAAFSKARQDAEQTSDEPVPMHLRNAPTRLMKEMDHGKGYRYAHDYDGAAVDQEHLPDSLKGRRYYEPTDRGREEKIRTWMEKMRKIRERG, from the coding sequence ATGACCGATCTCTTCTCCGACCAGGCCGAAAAGCAACTTCAGCGGGAAGCGCCGCTCGCGGCCCGCATGCGGCCGGATTCGCTGGAGGGCTTCCTCGGACAGCAGGGGCTGGTCGGCCAGGGACGTCTGTTGAACGAGTCCATCGAGCGGGACAGCCCATTCTCGATGATCCTGTGGGGGCCGCCGGGTTCCGGCAAGACCACCCTCGCCTTCATCATCGCCCGATCGACGGATTCCCACTTCGTCGCGTTGAGCGCCGTGAGCGCCGGCGTGAGGGACCTGCACAGGGCCACCTCCGAGGCCCGCGACCGGCTGGGCATGCACGGCAAGCGGACTATCTTGTTCATCGACGAGATCCATCGCTTCAACAAGCTGCAGCAGGACGCCGTCCTGCCGACCGTGGAGAACGGCACGCTGACCCTTATCGGCGCCACCACGGAGAACCCCTCTTTCGAGGTCAACAACGCCCTGCTTTCCCGCTGCCGGGTGCTGCGCCTGGAGCCGCTGCCTGAGGAGGACCTGCAAAGGATCGTTCGTAACGCGCTGGAGGACGACGAGCGCGGCCTGGGCGGGCGGAACATCGAGATGGACGAAGAGGCAGTCGCACACCTGGCTTCCGTGGCCGGGGGCGACGCGCGAATAGCCCTGAACACGCTCGAAGTGGCCGCCATGACCACGCCGCGCGACGACGGGACCCGGATCCGGCTGACCGTGAAGGAGATCGACGAAGCCCTGCAGCACCGGTCGCCGCAGTACGACAAGGGCGGGGACTGGCACTTCGACGCCATTTCCGCCCTGCACAAGAGTGTGCGGGACTCCGATCCGGACGGCGCGCTCTACTGGCTGGCCCGGATGCTCATCGCCGGCGACGATCCCCTCTACATCGCGCGCCGTATCATTCGCATGTCGGTGGAGGACATCGGACTGGCCGACCCCTTCGCCCTGACCCTGTCCACCTCCGCCCAGCAGGCCGTCCATTTCGTGGGTCAGCCCGAAGGCGACCTGATGCTCGCCCACGCGGTGGTTTACCTCGCCACCGCCCCCAAGAGCAACGCGGTCTACGCGGCCTTCTCGAAGGCGCGGCAGGACGCGGAGCAGACGAGCGACGAGCCGGTGCCAATGCATCTGCGCAACGCGCCGACCCGCCTGATGAAGGAAATGGACCACGGCAAGGGATACCGGTACGCCCACGACTACGACGGGGCGGCCGTGGACCAGGAGCACCTGCCCGATTCCCTCAAGGGGCGGCGCTACTACGAACCCACAGACCGGGGCCGGGAAGAGAAGATCCGTACCTGGATGGAGAAGATGCGGAAGATCAGGGAACGGGGCTGA
- the larE gene encoding ATP-dependent sacrificial sulfur transferase LarE — MNRNESSTLDEKYQSLREDLRAMGSVLVAFSAGVDSTLLLKVASDVLEDRALGVTGVSESLPEEEKNEAAELAGWMGARHRYVDTEEVHNAEYMQNNPRRCYFCRDELYSRLKEIAREEGAAFICEGSIVDDISDFRPGMLAIREHGVRSPLKDAGFSKADVRALSERLGLPTADKPSLACLSSRFPYGDPISIEALKQVGRAEAFIRGLGLRQFRVRHHKNMARIETEPADLGKAIEHHGEIAAYLKEIGYDYVTLDLEGYRTGSMNEVLKKRKAAATETP; from the coding sequence GTGAACAGGAACGAATCATCCACCCTGGACGAAAAGTACCAGTCGCTCCGAGAAGACCTGCGCGCCATGGGCAGCGTCCTGGTGGCCTTCTCCGCCGGTGTGGACAGCACGCTGCTGCTCAAGGTAGCCTCCGACGTGCTGGAAGACCGCGCACTGGGCGTAACCGGCGTGTCCGAATCGCTGCCGGAAGAGGAGAAGAACGAAGCCGCCGAACTGGCCGGGTGGATGGGCGCCCGCCACCGCTACGTGGACACGGAGGAAGTCCACAACGCGGAGTACATGCAGAACAACCCGCGCAGGTGCTATTTCTGTCGCGATGAACTCTACAGCCGCCTGAAGGAGATCGCCCGGGAAGAAGGCGCGGCCTTCATCTGCGAAGGCAGCATCGTGGACGACATCAGCGACTTCCGTCCGGGCATGCTGGCGATCCGGGAACACGGCGTGCGCAGTCCTTTGAAGGACGCCGGGTTCTCAAAGGCCGACGTGCGCGCATTGTCCGAGCGTCTTGGCCTGCCCACGGCGGACAAGCCGTCCCTGGCCTGCCTGTCGTCGCGTTTTCCCTACGGCGATCCCATTTCCATCGAAGCCCTCAAGCAGGTCGGCCGGGCCGAAGCGTTCATCCGCGGCCTGGGTCTCAGGCAGTTCCGGGTGCGCCACCACAAGAACATGGCCCGTATCGAGACGGAGCCCGCCGACCTGGGGAAGGCCATCGAACACCATGGCGAGATTGCGGCGTATCTCAAGGAAATCGGCTACGACTACGTCACGCTGGACCTGGAAGGTTACCGCACAGGCAGCATGAACGAGGTGCTGAAGAAGCGTAAAGCGGCAGCCACCGAGACGCCGTGA
- the trpS gene encoding tryptophan--tRNA ligase has protein sequence MKVDEQKVSSPVPEEGMGSGPTAGDDDTGSAAGDSKAGAAGDSKAGAEGDSKAGAEGEPTRLYSGIQPTGDIHIGNYLGAVANWAKLIPRYDCVYCVVDYHAITIEYDPDTMREAVLDTATMGIACGLDPARCTLFVQSHVTETLELAWIFSTCTAIGALERMTQFKDKAAQHKQNINAGLFTYPVLQAADILGVKADGVPVGDDQSQHLELTREIARRFNHLYGPVFPEAKTLYSPAPRIMGLDGQSKMSKSQENYIAMKDRSDTVRKKLSTAYTDPNRLRRSDPGNPDICNIFTLHKSFSSPDEVAAIDSECRSAGIGCVDCKKKLGDNMETAMAPIQDKYEDLTRRPDDVRDALAAGADRVRTLTSETMTEVRQSLGLR, from the coding sequence ATGAAGGTGGACGAACAGAAAGTGTCGAGTCCCGTGCCGGAAGAAGGGATGGGGTCGGGTCCCACGGCAGGCGATGATGATACAGGAAGCGCGGCCGGCGACAGTAAGGCGGGTGCGGCCGGCGATAGCAAGGCGGGTGCGGAGGGCGATAGCAAGGCGGGTGCGGAGGGCGAACCGACCCGGCTGTACAGCGGCATCCAGCCCACCGGCGACATTCACATCGGGAACTACCTGGGCGCCGTGGCCAACTGGGCCAAGCTGATTCCGCGGTACGACTGCGTCTACTGCGTCGTGGACTACCACGCCATCACCATCGAGTACGACCCGGACACCATGCGGGAAGCCGTGCTGGACACCGCCACGATGGGCATCGCCTGCGGCCTCGACCCCGCCCGTTGTACGCTCTTCGTTCAGTCCCACGTGACCGAAACCCTGGAACTGGCCTGGATCTTCAGCACCTGCACCGCGATCGGGGCCCTGGAACGGATGACCCAGTTCAAGGACAAGGCCGCCCAGCACAAGCAGAACATCAACGCGGGCCTGTTCACCTATCCCGTGCTCCAGGCCGCGGACATCCTGGGCGTCAAGGCCGACGGCGTACCCGTGGGCGACGACCAGTCCCAGCACCTGGAGTTGACGCGCGAAATCGCCCGGCGCTTCAACCATCTTTACGGACCCGTGTTCCCAGAGGCGAAGACGCTGTACAGCCCCGCGCCGCGCATCATGGGCCTGGACGGCCAGTCCAAGATGAGCAAGAGCCAGGAAAACTACATCGCGATGAAGGACCGCAGCGATACGGTCAGGAAGAAGCTCAGCACCGCCTATACCGACCCGAACCGGCTGCGAAGATCGGATCCCGGCAATCCGGATATCTGCAACATCTTCACGCTGCACAAGTCCTTCTCAAGTCCCGACGAGGTGGCGGCCATCGATTCGGAATGCCGGAGCGCGGGCATCGGCTGCGTCGACTGCAAGAAGAAGCTGGGCGACAACATGGAGACCGCGATGGCGCCGATCCAGGACAAGTACGAAGATCTGACCCGCCGGCCCGACGATGTGCGGGACGCCCTTGCCGCGGGCGCCGACAGGGTAAGGACGCTTACGTCGGAGACCATGACGGAGGTCCGTCAGAGCCTGGGTTTGCGTTAG